A single region of the Gemella sp. zg-570 genome encodes:
- the folB gene encoding dihydroneopterin aldolase: MKNSIYVKGIEVYAYHGVFKEENTLGQKFIFDIVCDLDYKKAMIDDLLEYSVSYADIVNTLTSVAVSNRYNLLEKLSYEIIKKIFLDYALINNIKLTVNKPNAPIDKKFNSCGAYIEMSREEFEVL; this comes from the coding sequence TTGAAAAATAGTATTTATGTAAAAGGAATAGAAGTGTATGCTTATCATGGAGTTTTTAAAGAAGAAAATACTTTGGGGCAAAAATTTATTTTTGATATTGTCTGTGATTTAGATTATAAAAAAGCTATGATAGATGATTTATTAGAATACAGTGTCAGTTATGCTGATATAGTGAACACTCTTACTAGTGTTGCAGTTTCTAATAGGTATAATTTATTAGAAAAATTATCCTATGAAATAATAAAAAAAATATTTTTAGATTATGCTTTAATAAATAATATAAAATTGACTGTAAATAAACCTAATGCACCCATAGACAAAAAATTTAATTCTTGTGGGGCATATATTGAAATGAGTAGAGAAGAATTTGAGGTCTTATAA
- the dusB gene encoding tRNA dihydrouridine synthase DusB — translation MFKIRDIVIPNKVVLAPMAGVCNSAFRLTAKEFGAGLVCAEMVSDKAILFNNRKTMNMLYIDPREKPLSLQIFGGEAETLVDAAKYVDKNTQADIIDINMGCPVPKITKSDSGSKLLLDPNKIYDVVSRVVEAVEKPVTVKMRIGWDDDHIYLLENALKCQDAGASAIAIHGRTKVQMYSGFADWDYVKLAKKKLKIPVIGNGDIITPEMAKQRLEETGCDAVMIGRAALGNPWMLYRTVKYLETGELTPEPSAEEKIDVCLLHLRRLMEIKPEKVAVHEMRKHAAYYMKGIKGGAKIKSRLNELNTYEEMENLFKEYLDHVNSEVNRKKTIII, via the coding sequence ATGTTTAAGATAAGAGATATAGTAATTCCTAATAAGGTTGTTTTGGCACCAATGGCTGGAGTTTGTAATTCTGCGTTTAGGTTGACGGCTAAGGAGTTTGGAGCAGGTTTAGTATGTGCAGAAATGGTTAGTGATAAGGCTATATTATTTAATAATCGGAAAACAATGAATATGCTATATATTGACCCGAGAGAAAAACCTCTGAGTTTGCAAATATTTGGTGGAGAAGCAGAAACTCTTGTAGATGCTGCAAAATATGTTGACAAAAATACTCAAGCAGATATTATAGACATAAATATGGGTTGTCCAGTACCAAAAATAACAAAAAGTGATTCGGGTAGCAAGTTATTACTAGACCCTAATAAAATTTATGATGTTGTGTCAAGAGTGGTAGAGGCAGTAGAAAAACCAGTTACCGTTAAAATGAGAATAGGTTGGGACGATGACCACATATATTTATTAGAAAATGCTTTGAAATGTCAAGATGCTGGAGCTTCAGCAATAGCTATTCACGGTAGAACAAAAGTACAAATGTATAGTGGTTTTGCAGATTGGGACTATGTAAAATTAGCTAAGAAAAAATTAAAAATTCCAGTTATAGGTAATGGAGATATTATCACACCTGAAATGGCTAAACAAAGACTAGAAGAAACAGGTTGTGATGCAGTTATGATAGGAAGGGCAGCACTAGGAAATCCTTGGATGTTATACCGTACTGTAAAATATTTAGAAACTGGAGAATTGACACCTGAACCATCAGCCGAAGAAAAAATAGATGTTTGCTTATTACATTTGAGAAGACTTATGGAAATTAAACCTGAAAAAGTTGCAGTTCATGAAATGAGAAAACACGCAGCCTATTATATGAAGGGAATAAAAGGAGGAGCTAAAATCAAATCCCGTCTTAATGAACTGAATACTTATGAAGAAATGGAAAATTTATTCAAAGAATATTTAGACCATGTTAATTCAGAAGTAAATAGAAAAAAGACTATAATAATTTAA
- a CDS encoding choline kinase family protein → MKIEKKIENILNDKIINTIETSYGITNKNYIVETNENSYFCRIPKDTLFINNKENEKEALDILKNEDYFLEPVYYDSNLLITQFQKNAKTFISNKNLSSIVEISKILKSLHKNKFQANNKFNPVETFEKYLYQVENFEIDIEKYLPLVEEFKELYTPDRLCHNDLVEGNFLFTKSKIYLIDFEYAGQNDYYFDIASFISENDLNYQETVTFLQSYFGDEICDFEKLDIFLKFEDLLWYTWAWLLYEKRGEEIYKTIAEDKFNKLKKPRKIIY, encoded by the coding sequence ATGAAAATCGAAAAAAAGATTGAAAATATTTTAAACGATAAAATTATCAACACCATAGAAACCAGCTATGGAATAACAAATAAAAATTATATTGTAGAAACAAATGAAAATTCTTATTTTTGTCGTATTCCAAAGGATACTCTTTTTATAAATAATAAGGAAAATGAAAAAGAAGCTCTTGATATTTTAAAAAATGAAGACTACTTTTTAGAACCTGTATACTATGATAGTAATTTGTTAATAACACAATTTCAAAAAAATGCTAAAACATTTATATCTAATAAAAATTTGTCTAGCATAGTAGAAATTTCAAAAATTTTAAAAAGTTTACACAAAAATAAATTTCAGGCAAATAATAAATTCAATCCAGTAGAAACATTTGAAAAATATTTGTATCAGGTAGAAAATTTTGAAATTGATATAGAAAAATACCTGCCCCTAGTAGAAGAATTTAAAGAATTATATACACCAGATAGGTTGTGTCATAACGACTTGGTAGAAGGCAATTTTCTTTTTACTAAAAGCAAAATATATTTGATTGACTTTGAATATGCTGGACAAAATGATTATTATTTTGATATTGCTAGTTTCATATCTGAAAATGATTTAAACTATCAAGAAACTGTAACATTTTTACAATCTTACTTTGGAGATGAAATTTGTGATTTTGAAAAATTAGATATTTTCTTAAAATTTGAAGATTTACTTTGGTATACTTGGGCATGGTTGCTCTATGAAAAACGTGGAGAAGAAATATACAAAACTATAGCTGAAGATAAATTTAATAAATTAAAAAAACCAAGAAAAATTATTTACTAG
- a CDS encoding pyruvate kinase, which translates to MIKRKVKVIATLGQSTDEKLENILKNKLADAVLIDNYYGSREENSARIKKVKELSKENNIAIIYDLDHIYAENKYKLIKIDLDNVYYAINEDVDFVATPFISDIDEIINIRNIFKQRNSNIGLIVKIDSKNAYENIDDILENCDAIMINRDELGMDLPLQDLPIIQKEIIRKANFAGKEVILTTQMLQSMVYNPRPTRAEVSDVANATIDGVDAILLIEETATGYYPEKSLETLNRIVCHIDKSYGNEKESELYKIADMELSHAMCLTSKYLIEQTNTRNIVTYTKSGKTARFIAKYRPKATILAIVPDNKSAKKLSLTWGVYTDIEDKKLTMEEMIEKAPVFSKNNNLSSEGDYVLVTLGGDSKQGNFSPTDFLTIKEVK; encoded by the coding sequence ATGATAAAAAGAAAAGTAAAAGTAATTGCAACTTTGGGTCAAAGTACAGACGAAAAATTAGAAAATATTTTAAAAAATAAATTAGCGGATGCAGTTTTAATAGATAATTATTATGGCTCAAGAGAAGAAAATTCTGCTAGAATAAAAAAAGTTAAGGAACTTAGTAAAGAAAATAATATAGCGATAATTTATGATTTAGACCACATATATGCTGAAAATAAATATAAATTAATTAAAATAGATTTGGATAATGTATATTATGCTATTAATGAAGATGTAGATTTTGTGGCTACTCCTTTTATCAGTGATATTGATGAAATAATAAATATCCGAAATATTTTTAAACAAAGAAATTCTAATATAGGTCTTATTGTAAAAATAGATTCAAAAAATGCTTATGAAAATATTGATGATATTTTAGAAAATTGCGATGCAATAATGATTAATCGTGATGAGTTGGGAATGGATTTACCACTACAAGACTTGCCAATAATTCAAAAAGAAATAATAAGAAAAGCAAATTTTGCAGGCAAGGAAGTTATTTTAACAACACAGATGTTACAGTCTATGGTATATAATCCTAGACCGACTAGGGCAGAAGTTTCCGATGTTGCTAATGCAACCATAGATGGAGTAGATGCAATATTATTAATTGAAGAAACTGCTACTGGCTATTATCCAGAAAAATCTTTAGAAACTTTAAATAGAATAGTGTGCCATATAGATAAAAGCTATGGAAATGAAAAAGAAAGTGAACTATACAAAATAGCAGATATGGAATTATCTCACGCTATGTGCCTTACTTCAAAATATTTAATCGAACAAACAAATACAAGAAATATAGTAACATATACAAAATCGGGTAAAACTGCAAGATTTATAGCTAAGTATAGACCTAAAGCTACAATATTAGCCATAGTTCCTGATAATAAATCTGCTAAAAAATTATCATTAACTTGGGGAGTTTATACTGATATTGAAGATAAAAAATTAACGATGGAAGAAATGATAGAAAAAGCACCTGTTTTCTCTAAAAATAATAATCTTTCTAGTGAGGGAGATTATGTATTAGTAACACTAGGAGGAGATTCAAAACAAGGTAATTTTTCTCCTACTGACTTTTTAACAATAAAAGAAGTAAAATAA
- a CDS encoding AAA family ATPase: protein MLDLEIKKIDIKNFGCYKNYKQHDRSGIGNDFKAERVNIFFGRNYSGKTTYSKIFQSIELKQLPEKYEDIDFEIKLANHTVIKSNEIKTHTLPITCKVFNQRFIDDNIYLHNDNKLNSFQISIGRDTNKTLKEIEYITLNEIKPREDKLSEIVLDIEKKSKELKSEEESLNSKLSKTASKIKNQKNPSVVIAKRYDIRNIKEEFEKHSSRFPIFPSPEDTAAVIELEKKIEQAKTRILEENISKPKKIDLVNFDATFNFTLFLENTKKLLSKVVSVSNILDEYKNNPDKINWIKDGVDIHGENPEKCVFCGNSIDSGFIEKLKLAFSDELSSLENELSLQNGRVNSEILRLDSLRLDSFPYINKDDYFKDSTSSIQNINKDIRNIIKNRKEILKTLESKISEKQRNIFSKIEIDNLKWNEFSEIQVDIDSLYDSTIKQIETFEKRKIESIDFLRRYYIAKEFSISEFTRLSQKIIQLQEDIKTKTDEQESLKREKEGFENDILERESSLKSESEAVRRINMILQNSLAHSEISLKSVDDEEGVYFEVSRNEERAYNLSEGEKSLIAFAYYIARLESLSDEEKSKTILFIDDPISSLDENNIFYIYNLIFRLLEKKEFLQYFLSTHNLDFLKYTNRFSAKKDYYLIEKIKEAETAPSRSFIKKLPKHLSNKVTEFVFLFEQIYKVAMENEDEGNYGVFYNFPNNARKFIEILLYFKFPNYKMENDKKILKYFGKENSPFIQRINNEYSHGEDRFDRTRNPINTSEFKHDARIILGVLYRKDKIQFKSFLKNSDLTEPGFLEKYKKKLK, encoded by the coding sequence ATGTTAGATTTAGAAATTAAAAAAATTGATATTAAAAATTTCGGTTGCTACAAAAACTATAAACAGCATGATCGATCAGGTATAGGAAATGATTTTAAAGCTGAAAGAGTAAATATTTTTTTTGGAAGAAACTATTCTGGAAAAACTACCTATTCGAAAATTTTTCAAAGCATTGAACTCAAGCAACTTCCAGAAAAGTACGAAGACATAGATTTTGAAATCAAATTAGCTAATCATACAGTTATCAAATCAAATGAAATAAAAACTCACACATTACCTATAACCTGCAAAGTTTTTAATCAGCGATTTATTGATGACAATATTTATCTTCATAATGATAATAAATTAAATAGTTTCCAAATTTCTATAGGTAGAGATACTAATAAAACATTAAAGGAAATTGAATATATAACATTAAATGAGATTAAACCTAGAGAAGATAAATTATCAGAGATTGTGTTGGATATAGAAAAAAAATCAAAGGAACTTAAGAGTGAGGAAGAAAGTTTAAATTCGAAATTAAGTAAGACTGCTTCAAAAATAAAAAATCAAAAAAATCCATCAGTTGTAATTGCTAAAAGATACGATATACGGAATATAAAGGAGGAGTTCGAAAAACATTCATCTCGTTTTCCTATTTTTCCATCGCCAGAAGATACAGCAGCTGTTATTGAGCTAGAGAAGAAAATTGAACAAGCAAAAACAAGAATTCTTGAAGAAAATATAAGTAAACCGAAAAAGATAGATTTAGTTAATTTTGATGCAACTTTTAATTTCACATTATTTTTAGAAAATACGAAGAAACTATTATCTAAAGTTGTCTCCGTAAGTAATATTTTAGATGAATATAAAAATAATCCAGATAAAATAAATTGGATTAAAGATGGTGTAGATATTCATGGGGAAAATCCAGAAAAATGTGTTTTTTGCGGTAATAGTATTGATAGTGGTTTTATTGAAAAACTAAAGTTGGCTTTTTCTGATGAGTTAAGCTCTTTAGAAAATGAATTATCACTGCAAAACGGTAGGGTAAACTCAGAAATCCTAAGGTTGGATTCCCTAAGGTTGGATTCTTTTCCATATATTAATAAGGATGATTATTTTAAGGATTCCACATCCAGTATTCAAAATATAAACAAAGATATTAGAAATATTATTAAAAATAGAAAAGAAATTCTGAAAACACTTGAATCAAAAATTTCGGAAAAACAACGGAATATTTTTTCAAAAATTGAAATTGATAATTTAAAATGGAATGAATTTTCTGAAATTCAAGTTGATATCGATTCGTTATACGATAGCACTATTAAACAGATAGAGACTTTTGAGAAGAGAAAAATAGAAAGCATAGATTTTCTTCGCAGATATTATATTGCAAAAGAATTTTCCATATCTGAATTTACCAGACTATCTCAAAAAATTATCCAACTTCAAGAAGATATAAAAACAAAAACTGATGAACAGGAAAGCTTAAAGAGAGAGAAAGAAGGATTCGAGAATGATATTTTAGAACGTGAAAGTAGTTTAAAATCAGAATCTGAAGCAGTAAGACGCATCAATATGATACTTCAAAATTCATTAGCACATTCAGAAATTTCTTTAAAATCTGTTGATGATGAGGAGGGTGTATACTTCGAAGTTTCTCGTAATGAAGAAAGAGCGTATAATTTAAGCGAAGGTGAAAAATCGTTAATTGCTTTTGCTTACTATATCGCAAGGCTAGAAAGTTTGTCGGATGAAGAAAAATCGAAAACTATATTATTTATAGATGATCCGATTTCTAGTCTGGATGAAAATAATATTTTCTATATATACAATCTTATCTTTAGACTTCTTGAGAAAAAAGAATTTTTACAGTATTTTCTCTCTACTCATAATTTGGATTTTTTGAAATATACTAATAGATTTTCTGCTAAAAAAGACTATTATCTAATAGAAAAAATAAAAGAAGCTGAGACCGCACCGTCAAGAAGTTTCATCAAAAAATTGCCTAAACATTTATCTAATAAAGTAACAGAATTCGTATTTCTCTTCGAACAGATTTATAAAGTTGCGATGGAGAATGAGGATGAAGGCAATTATGGAGTTTTTTATAATTTCCCTAATAACGCTAGGAAATTCATTGAAATTCTCTTATATTTTAAATTCCCTAATTATAAAATGGAAAATGATAAGAAAATTCTTAAATATTTCGGAAAAGAAAATTCTCCTTTTATACAGCGCATAAATAATGAATATTCTCATGGGGAAGATAGGTTTGATAGAACTCGTAATCCAATTAATACAAGTGAATTTAAACATGATGCTAGAATAATATTAGGTGTTTTATACCGAAAAGACAAAATACAATTCAAATCATTTCTCAAAAATAGTGATTTGACTGAACCGGGTTTTCTTGAAAAATATAAAAAAAAATTAAAATAA
- a CDS encoding aldo/keto reductase, with translation MNLGQIGFGTYKITDEEKGIEVIQFALKNGYKIIDTASFYGNEEIIGKATENFNKNDFFITTKVWPSDLTYDGVMRSFEKSYNNLREKIDLLLIHWPHPDNFITGYKALEKLKEDRLVKEIGVANFEIRHLEALKNHCNIKPYLNQVEAHPMLAQNELARYLKNENIKLQAWSPTARGQYYDNKIILDIAKKHNVTPTQVILNWHLDRGYHPIPKSSNPKHIIENIESTNFKIGEDDLMKLNSLDAGLRVGPHPELFPYE, from the coding sequence ATGAATTTAGGACAAATAGGCTTTGGAACATATAAAATTACAGATGAAGAAAAAGGAATTGAAGTTATTCAATTCGCCTTAAAAAATGGTTATAAAATAATTGATACGGCTTCATTTTACGGCAATGAAGAAATTATTGGTAAGGCTACTGAAAATTTTAATAAAAATGATTTTTTTATTACTACAAAAGTATGGCCGAGCGATTTAACTTATGACGGAGTAATGCGTTCATTTGAAAAAAGTTATAATAATTTAAGAGAAAAAATTGATTTGCTTTTAATACATTGGCCTCACCCAGATAATTTTATTACTGGCTATAAGGCATTAGAAAAATTAAAAGAAGATAGGTTGGTAAAAGAAATTGGGGTTGCTAATTTTGAAATTAGACACTTAGAAGCCTTAAAAAATCACTGCAATATTAAACCCTATCTAAATCAAGTGGAAGCTCATCCCATGCTTGCTCAAAATGAATTGGCAAGATATCTAAAAAATGAAAATATTAAATTGCAGGCTTGGTCTCCAACTGCTCGTGGTCAGTATTATGATAACAAAATTATTCTTGATATAGCAAAAAAACATAATGTTACTCCAACTCAAGTAATCTTGAATTGGCACCTAGATCGAGGATATCACCCAATACCAAAATCATCAAATCCTAAACATATCATAGAAAATATAGAAAGTACTAATTTTAAAATTGGTGAAGATGATTTAATGAAATTAAATTCCTTAGATGCTGGTTTAAGAGTAGGACCACATCCAGAATTATTCCCTTATGAATAA
- a CDS encoding DUF4368 domain-containing protein, whose amino-acid sequence MNISKFMAKISKYAQVSELTVEMVNKLINMIVSHKTTITKSILIIQIDIILSKN is encoded by the coding sequence TTGAATATATCCAAGTTTATGGCAAAAATTTCAAAATATGCACAAGTTTCAGAATTAACCGTTGAAATGGTAAATAAACTAATTAATATGATTGTAAGTCATAAAACGACTATCACAAAGAGCATCCTAATCATTCAGATAGACATTATTTTATCGAAAAACTAA
- the yaaA gene encoding S4 domain-containing protein YaaA codes for MKKVFIDGEYITLTQFLKIEDFINSGGEAKFFLANEQVFLNNELENRRGKKLYSGDVVKINDKEFLIE; via the coding sequence ATGAAAAAAGTTTTTATAGATGGCGAGTATATAACATTGACACAATTTCTTAAGATAGAAGATTTTATAAATTCCGGAGGGGAAGCAAAGTTCTTTCTAGCAAACGAGCAAGTTTTCCTAAATAATGAATTAGAAAATCGCAGAGGAAAGAAATTATATAGTGGTGATGTTGTTAAAATTAATGATAAAGAGTTTTTAATAGAATAA
- the gyrB gene encoding DNA topoisomerase (ATP-hydrolyzing) subunit B, producing MTENIKNQEYNADQIQVLEGLEAVRVRPGMYVGSTSSRGLHHLVWEIVDNSIDEALAGYCDHITVAIEKDNWIRVEDNGRGIPVDIQEQTGKPALEVILTVLHAGGKFGGGGYKVSGGLHGVGASVVNALSTHLEAYVHKNGKIHAMKFERGDVVQDISVIGDTDKTGTTIRFKADAEIFQETTVYEYDILRGRIRELAFLNKGITINLIDERLEEERKETFYYEGGILEYVEMLNENKDALHEAIYVHSSLEGKELEISMQYNSGYSSTVLSYANNINTHEGGTHESGFKTALTRIINSYGKKNNLIKDKEALTGDDVREGLVAIISVKHPNPQFEGQTKTKLGNSEMSTITNRLFSEEFDRFLLENPKIAKIIIEKGLQASHARIAAKKARESTRRKNALEFTNLPGKLADCSSKDASECELFLVEGDSAGGSAKLGRDSKFQAILPLRGKILNVEKVRIDKVLASDEIRSLITAAGMGIGEGMNVDKLRYHKIVIMTDADVDGSHIRTLLLTFFFRYMKDLIDAGHIYIARPPLFGLKVGKKVYYSFNDEELQRDIAEYAGDKKYSVQRYKGLGEMNASELWGTTMDPESRRMYKVSIDDAMLADAAFDTLMGEKVEPRRKFIEDNALNVVNLDI from the coding sequence ATGACAGAAAATATAAAAAATCAAGAATACAATGCAGACCAAATTCAAGTTTTAGAAGGCTTAGAAGCCGTTAGGGTAAGACCGGGTATGTATGTAGGTTCTACTTCCTCAAGAGGTTTACATCATCTTGTATGGGAAATAGTTGATAACTCTATTGACGAGGCCTTAGCTGGATATTGCGACCATATTACTGTTGCTATCGAAAAAGATAATTGGATAAGAGTAGAAGATAATGGACGGGGGATACCGGTTGACATTCAAGAACAAACAGGCAAACCAGCCCTAGAAGTAATTTTAACAGTCTTGCACGCTGGAGGTAAATTTGGTGGAGGAGGATACAAGGTATCTGGTGGTCTTCACGGAGTAGGGGCTAGTGTGGTTAATGCTTTGTCAACTCACTTAGAAGCCTATGTTCATAAAAACGGTAAGATTCATGCCATGAAATTTGAAAGAGGAGATGTTGTTCAAGATATAAGCGTAATAGGTGATACTGATAAAACAGGAACAACTATAAGATTTAAGGCTGACGCTGAAATTTTTCAAGAAACAACAGTGTATGAATATGATATATTAAGAGGTCGTATTCGTGAATTAGCATTTTTAAATAAGGGTATAACTATAAATTTAATAGACGAAAGATTAGAAGAAGAAAGAAAAGAAACTTTTTACTATGAGGGAGGTATTCTTGAATATGTAGAAATGCTTAATGAAAATAAAGATGCCTTACATGAAGCTATCTATGTACATTCTTCATTAGAAGGAAAAGAATTAGAAATATCTATGCAATACAATTCAGGCTACTCAAGCACAGTATTAAGCTATGCAAATAATATAAATACTCATGAGGGAGGAACTCATGAATCTGGATTTAAAACTGCCTTGACAAGAATAATTAATTCTTACGGTAAAAAAAATAATTTAATAAAAGACAAGGAAGCACTAACTGGAGATGACGTACGTGAAGGTTTAGTTGCCATAATATCAGTTAAACATCCTAATCCTCAATTTGAAGGACAAACTAAAACAAAACTTGGTAACTCAGAAATGAGTACAATAACTAATAGATTATTTTCAGAAGAATTTGACAGATTTTTATTAGAAAATCCTAAAATTGCAAAAATAATAATTGAAAAAGGATTACAGGCTTCACATGCTAGAATAGCAGCTAAAAAAGCTCGAGAATCTACCAGACGTAAAAATGCTTTAGAATTTACTAATTTACCTGGTAAACTTGCTGATTGTTCTAGCAAAGACGCTAGTGAATGTGAATTATTCTTAGTAGAAGGGGATTCGGCAGGAGGTAGTGCAAAATTAGGAAGAGATAGTAAATTCCAAGCTATTCTACCATTGCGAGGAAAAATTCTAAATGTAGAAAAAGTAAGAATTGATAAGGTTCTAGCTTCTGATGAAATCAGGTCATTAATAACAGCTGCTGGGATGGGTATAGGCGAAGGCATGAATGTAGATAAATTACGTTATCACAAAATTGTAATAATGACCGACGCTGATGTAGACGGAAGTCATATCAGAACACTTTTACTAACTTTCTTCTTTAGATACATGAAAGATTTAATTGACGCAGGACATATATACATAGCAAGACCACCATTATTCGGATTAAAAGTTGGTAAAAAAGTTTATTATTCATTCAATGATGAAGAATTGCAACGTGATATAGCAGAATATGCTGGAGATAAAAAATATTCTGTTCAACGTTATAAAGGACTTGGAGAGATGAATGCTTCAGAACTTTGGGGAACAACAATGGATCCAGAAAGTAGACGTATGTACAAAGTAAGTATTGATGATGCTATGCTAGCTGATGCTGCATTTGATACTCTTATGGGTGAAAAAGTTGAACCTAGACGTAAATTTATTGAAGATAACGCCCTAAATGTTGTTAATTTAGATATTTAG
- the folK gene encoding 2-amino-4-hydroxy-6-hydroxymethyldihydropteridine diphosphokinase produces MIILGIGSSIEPKEFYLKKALEELGNHNNIKIKAVSKIYKTSAWGGVAKNTFLNNCVEIDFTASPDELLEIIKEIESKLGRVRKEYLGDRTIDIDILLFNDIKLSNDVLKIPHPFIKKRNFVLLPMLDICGDILIENKKISYWLEQIKDNIEIYR; encoded by the coding sequence ATGATTATCTTGGGAATAGGGAGTAGTATAGAACCTAAAGAATTTTATTTAAAAAAAGCACTTGAAGAATTAGGTAATCATAATAATATAAAAATCAAGGCAGTTAGTAAAATTTATAAAACATCAGCTTGGGGTGGTGTTGCTAAAAATACATTTTTAAATAATTGTGTAGAAATTGATTTTACTGCTAGCCCTGATGAATTACTTGAGATAATAAAAGAAATTGAAAGTAAATTAGGAAGAGTTAGAAAGGAATATTTGGGAGATAGAACAATAGATATAGATATATTATTATTTAATGATATTAAACTAAGTAATGATGTCTTGAAAATACCTCATCCTTTTATAAAAAAAAGAAATTTTGTTTTATTGCCAATGTTAGATATTTGTGGTGATATATTAATTGAAAATAAAAAAATATCTTATTGGTTAGAGCAAATAAAAGATAATATAGAAATATATAGATGA
- the recF gene encoding DNA replication/repair protein RecF, whose product MKIKNLSLLYFRNYSSLYLDFHPSLNILVGDNSNGKTNIIESIFFMSLGKSFRTKRDFECIKFGEEAACISCVIEKEGQEKDMMLAMNNKGKNAKISGIRKNKLTDFVGELNTVLFYPDDLQLVKGAPSIRRDFIDREFYQFSKIYYKYSIMYKHLLKQRNTFLKDMRKNRNDEMSKIYLESLTLQLSKLALYITTERYKFVENIAILARNNMNIITDGLENLNIIYKSSILENLGLEYKDIFNIDEKILCESIMKKVDEDINNGNTKVGIHHDDLLFTINDLDAKQYASQGQQRSIVLSLKLAEINFLKNQTGNYPILLLDDVLSELDKKRQKKLLESIDSKIQTFITTPSINDIKEDLLDNAKIFYIKDGKIENN is encoded by the coding sequence ATGAAAATTAAAAATTTAAGTTTATTATATTTTAGAAATTATTCTAGTTTATATTTGGATTTTCATCCTTCGCTTAATATTTTAGTTGGAGATAATTCAAATGGAAAAACAAATATAATAGAATCTATTTTTTTTATGTCCTTAGGTAAAAGTTTTAGAACTAAAAGAGATTTTGAATGCATAAAATTTGGAGAAGAAGCCGCCTGCATTTCTTGTGTCATAGAAAAAGAAGGTCAAGAAAAAGATATGATGCTTGCCATGAATAATAAGGGCAAGAATGCCAAAATTTCTGGTATAAGAAAAAATAAACTCACAGATTTTGTAGGAGAACTCAATACAGTTTTATTTTATCCAGATGATTTACAACTTGTAAAAGGAGCTCCTTCTATAAGAAGAGATTTTATTGATAGGGAATTTTACCAATTTTCAAAAATTTATTATAAGTATTCTATTATGTACAAACATCTGCTAAAACAGAGAAATACCTTTTTAAAAGACATGAGAAAAAATAGAAATGATGAAATGTCTAAAATTTATTTAGAATCATTGACCTTACAACTATCTAAATTAGCCTTGTATATTACTACTGAAAGGTATAAATTTGTAGAAAATATAGCTATACTAGCAAGAAATAACATGAATATAATAACAGACGGATTAGAAAATCTTAATATAATTTACAAGTCATCTATATTAGAAAATTTAGGTTTAGAATACAAGGATATTTTTAATATAGATGAAAAAATATTATGTGAAAGTATTATGAAAAAGGTAGATGAAGATATAAATAATGGCAATACAAAAGTAGGTATTCATCACGATGATTTGCTATTTACAATAAATGACCTTGATGCTAAACAATATGCTTCTCAAGGGCAACAAAGAAGTATTGTATTATCTTTAAAACTTGCTGAAATAAATTTCTTAAAAAATCAAACAGGAAATTACCCTATATTACTATTAGATGATGTTTTAAGTGAACTTGATAAAAAAAGGCAAAAAAAATTATTAGAAAGTATAGACAGCAAAATACAAACATTTATAACAACTCCATCAATAAATGATATAAAAGAAGATTTGTTAGATAATGCAAAAATATTTTATATAAAAGATGGTAAAATAGAGAATAATTAG